One Leptospira levettii genomic window carries:
- the lysS gene encoding lysine--tRNA ligase: MKDSNELIEQRIQKINDLKTKGINPYPLRFFPNSDSKTLLSSFDPNQTEKKSFKLGGRLHAKRVMGKASFAHLKDAEGLIQLYATRDDLGEENYSLFKSLDLGDWIGIEGWLFQTQKGETTLHLTNVQLLAKCIRPLPVVKEKDGVVYDAFSDVEQRYRMRYVDLVVNENVRETFKMRSRIISEIRKFLTNEGFLEVETPMMQPIAGGAAARPFVTHHNTLDMELFLRIAPELYLKRLIVGGMDRVFELNRNFRNEGISTKHNPEFTMMEAYMAFGDMETMLSLTERMIVSVAQSIGKGLKFAYGKDLIDLTPPWKRVKYIDIIKDYSGIDFSQITDVKEAIEKAKSKGVDSSDSVSIWKVCDDVFSSLVEPHLIQPIFITDFPKELSPLAKSREDDPKYVERFEPYVAGREIGNAFTELNDPFDQRERFEEQVKQREAGDDEAFMMDDDYIRALEYGLPPTGGLGIGIDRLVMLLTDSHSIRDTILFPLMRPE, encoded by the coding sequence ATAAAAGATTCAAACGAACTCATAGAACAAAGAATTCAAAAGATAAATGATTTAAAAACAAAAGGAATCAATCCTTACCCACTTCGTTTTTTTCCAAACTCCGATTCCAAAACTCTATTATCTAGTTTTGATCCCAATCAAACCGAAAAAAAATCTTTCAAACTCGGTGGACGTCTGCATGCAAAACGTGTTATGGGGAAAGCAAGTTTTGCCCATTTAAAAGATGCAGAAGGTCTCATTCAATTGTATGCGACTCGGGATGACCTAGGCGAAGAAAATTATTCCTTATTTAAGTCTCTAGACTTAGGAGATTGGATTGGAATCGAAGGTTGGTTATTCCAAACTCAAAAAGGAGAAACCACGCTTCATTTAACGAACGTTCAGCTACTCGCAAAATGTATCAGACCACTTCCCGTTGTAAAAGAAAAAGATGGTGTTGTTTACGATGCTTTTTCCGACGTTGAACAACGATATAGAATGCGTTATGTGGACCTTGTCGTAAACGAAAACGTTCGTGAAACATTCAAAATGCGTTCTCGTATCATATCGGAAATTCGTAAGTTTTTAACAAATGAAGGATTTTTAGAAGTGGAAACTCCGATGATGCAACCGATTGCGGGAGGTGCAGCAGCAAGACCGTTTGTCACCCACCACAATACACTTGATATGGAACTTTTCCTTCGAATTGCACCAGAACTTTATTTAAAACGACTCATTGTGGGCGGAATGGACAGAGTGTTTGAACTCAATCGTAACTTTCGTAACGAAGGTATCTCCACAAAACACAACCCAGAATTTACCATGATGGAAGCTTATATGGCGTTTGGAGATATGGAAACCATGTTATCCCTTACGGAAAGGATGATTGTTTCCGTAGCACAATCCATTGGGAAAGGATTAAAATTTGCCTACGGCAAAGACCTAATTGACCTCACTCCTCCTTGGAAACGAGTGAAATACATTGATATCATCAAGGACTATTCAGGAATTGATTTTAGCCAAATCACCGATGTAAAAGAAGCCATTGAAAAAGCAAAATCCAAAGGAGTTGATTCATCTGATTCAGTATCAATTTGGAAAGTATGTGATGATGTTTTTAGTTCCCTTGTTGAACCTCACCTCATCCAACCTATCTTTATCACTGACTTTCCAAAAGAACTCTCCCCTCTTGCAAAATCAAGAGAAGATGATCCTAAGTATGTGGAACGATTTGAACCATATGTTGCGGGAAGAGAGATTGGAAACGCCTTTACTGAGTTAAACGATCCTTTCGACCAAAGGGAACGTTTTGAGGAACAAGTCAAACAAAGGGAAGCTGGTGATGATGAAGCCTTTATGATGGATGATGATTATATCCGTGCCCTCGAATATGGCCTTCCACCAACTGGGGGACTTGGAATTGGAATTGATCGATTGGTCATGTTACTGACAGATTCTCATTCCATTCGGGATACGATTTTATTTCCTCTGATGCGCCCAGAATAG
- the serA gene encoding phosphoglycerate dehydrogenase, which translates to MVSYPKGKIKVLLLENIHKDAYELFHRDGFDVTLIKDAMEEEELIQKISDVHVLGIRSKTNVSKKALENAKKLMTIGCFCIGTNQVELEEAEKRAVPVFNAPYSNTRSVAELVIAEIIMLARKASDQSRDVHLGKWNKIAKGCFEVRGKTLGIIGYGHIGTQVSVLAESMGMRVVFYDIISKLPLGNATAAHSYEELLKQSDFISFHVPETEDTKNLFRKEHLPLLKNGVYVLNLSRGKVLEIDALVEGIKSGKIAGAGVDVFPEEPKSNDDPFVSPLQGLPNVILTPHIGGSTEEAQKNIGTEVAEKLLKFINNGSTTFSVNFPNIELGNLKSGYHRILNIHQNQPGFLRDINSIISDMGGNILTQNLSTSANIGYLSMEIDKNLGDELKDKIKAHKHSIRTRILY; encoded by the coding sequence ATGGTATCTTATCCCAAAGGAAAAATAAAAGTCCTACTTCTGGAAAACATCCACAAGGATGCATATGAACTTTTCCACCGAGATGGTTTTGATGTAACTCTCATCAAAGATGCGATGGAAGAAGAAGAACTCATCCAAAAAATCTCTGATGTCCATGTTCTTGGTATTCGAAGCAAAACAAACGTCTCAAAAAAAGCATTAGAGAATGCTAAAAAATTAATGACGATCGGTTGTTTTTGTATCGGAACCAACCAAGTGGAATTAGAAGAAGCAGAAAAAAGAGCAGTTCCTGTTTTTAATGCTCCCTACAGTAACACAAGGTCAGTGGCTGAACTTGTGATCGCTGAAATCATCATGCTTGCAAGAAAAGCATCTGACCAATCTAGAGATGTCCACCTTGGCAAATGGAATAAAATTGCAAAAGGTTGTTTTGAAGTGAGGGGAAAAACTCTCGGTATCATTGGGTATGGTCATATTGGTACCCAAGTATCGGTCCTTGCTGAATCCATGGGGATGCGCGTGGTATTTTATGATATCATTTCCAAACTACCTCTCGGCAATGCAACGGCTGCACATAGTTATGAAGAACTTCTGAAACAATCTGATTTTATTTCCTTCCATGTTCCCGAAACAGAAGATACCAAAAACCTATTCCGTAAGGAACACTTACCTCTCTTAAAGAATGGAGTCTATGTATTAAACTTATCTCGAGGAAAGGTTCTCGAAATTGATGCACTTGTGGAAGGAATCAAATCAGGTAAAATTGCTGGTGCAGGTGTTGACGTATTCCCTGAAGAACCAAAATCAAATGATGATCCATTTGTAAGCCCACTCCAGGGACTACCCAATGTGATTCTCACTCCACACATTGGTGGTTCCACAGAAGAAGCACAAAAAAACATAGGAACGGAAGTTGCTGAAAAATTATTAAAATTTATCAATAATGGCTCAACTACTTTCTCTGTGAACTTTCCAAACATAGAATTAGGGAATTTAAAATCAGGTTACCACAGAATCCTAAATATCCACCAAAACCAACCAGGTTTCCTTCGGGACATTAACTCCATTATCTCTGATATGGGAGGAAATATCCTGACTCAAAACTTGAGCACATCGGCAAACATTGGTTATTTGAGTATGGAAATCGATAAAAATTTGGGTGATGAACTGAAAGACAAAATCAAAGCCCACAAACATTCGATCCGCACTCGAATCCTTTACTAA
- a CDS encoding MBL fold metallo-hydrolase, giving the protein MIEILPIFTNSPLRNFTYLIYSNRTGEAYSVDPYHAPLILTQLKKMGLTLKGILNTHEHGDHTEGNLELKKETKCLVYGHTNAKGKIPGLDETLKEGQICFSVEGESIEVWDTPGHTFSHLSFVHKNPKTILGIFSGDTLFNVGVGNCFRGGDANALYETINNRYANLPDNCRLYPGHDYWENNLAFSKHIEPIHEERELFQKTLTPHMISTIGLEKKLSPFFRRDLESIKDRLTEMGETVTDDRSVFLLLRKLRDHW; this is encoded by the coding sequence ATGATTGAAATCCTTCCCATCTTTACAAACTCTCCCTTACGCAACTTCACATATCTCATTTATTCCAACAGAACCGGCGAAGCGTATTCTGTGGATCCCTATCATGCTCCTCTCATTCTAACCCAACTCAAAAAAATGGGTTTAACTCTAAAGGGAATATTAAATACCCATGAACACGGGGATCACACAGAAGGAAATTTAGAATTAAAAAAAGAAACAAAATGTTTAGTCTATGGACATACAAATGCCAAAGGGAAAATTCCTGGACTCGACGAAACATTAAAAGAAGGACAAATCTGTTTTTCAGTGGAAGGTGAATCCATCGAAGTTTGGGACACTCCCGGTCATACATTTTCTCATTTAAGTTTTGTACATAAAAATCCTAAAACGATACTTGGGATTTTTTCTGGAGATACTTTGTTCAATGTAGGTGTTGGTAATTGTTTCCGAGGGGGAGATGCAAATGCCCTGTATGAAACCATAAACAACCGTTATGCTAATTTGCCAGACAATTGTCGTTTGTATCCTGGTCATGATTATTGGGAGAACAATCTGGCATTTTCCAAACATATAGAGCCAATTCACGAAGAAAGAGAATTGTTTCAAAAAACACTTACCCCCCATATGATTTCAACCATTGGACTGGAAAAAAAATTAAGTCCATTTTTTCGTCGTGATTTAGAATCCATCAAAGACCGACTAACAGAAATGGGAGAAACGGTCACAGATGATCGTTCTGTATTCTTACTCTTACGAAAACTGCGAGATCATTGGTAA
- a CDS encoding MAPEG family protein: MTILIICLLVSISQIYLAKAVVAVAMSREGKGYDNHHPRLQQSKLTGWGGRAYGAHQNGFEAFPIFAIAILLNLIIEVDFYFAEILALSFVSLRFIYIYLYIADFSFARSTTWTLAFICNIGLYILPLVY; the protein is encoded by the coding sequence ATGACGATTCTTATCATCTGCCTCTTAGTTTCCATTTCTCAAATTTATTTAGCAAAAGCTGTTGTAGCTGTCGCAATGTCCCGCGAAGGGAAAGGATATGACAACCACCATCCAAGGTTACAACAATCAAAACTCACTGGATGGGGTGGACGCGCATATGGCGCACACCAAAATGGATTCGAAGCCTTCCCTATTTTTGCGATCGCAATCCTACTCAATTTAATCATTGAAGTTGATTTTTATTTCGCTGAAATCCTCGCACTGAGTTTTGTTTCGTTACGTTTTATATACATTTACCTCTACATTGCTGATTTTTCCTTTGCACGTTCCACCACTTGGACACTTGCATTTATTTGTAATATAGGATTGTACATTTTACCATTAGTGTATTAA
- a CDS encoding endonuclease, translating to MKRISILFFFIFLFAFGYVLFSEPSEIETNGKNRITDFQKAKRVLKRFYAKVGKDFYCGCEFEKDEEELGRFRIKQDSCGLQARKDTKRQSYIEWEHIVPAYSFGKSRECWTKTNCEVGGKLLKGRKCCGATDPEFNLIEADLHNIVPVPGEINADRGIFPYGEIEGEPREYGLCDFEVNFKASIAEPKPEIRGDIARVYFYMEWRYQIPIPDGKRKLYQTWHENDPPDTFEIRKNEIVERLQKVKNPFVEGETPN from the coding sequence TTGAAACGAATTTCCATTTTATTTTTTTTCATCTTTTTGTTTGCATTTGGATATGTACTTTTTTCCGAACCAAGTGAAATTGAGACTAATGGCAAAAACCGAATCACTGATTTTCAAAAGGCAAAACGTGTTTTAAAACGGTTTTATGCAAAAGTAGGAAAAGATTTTTATTGTGGTTGTGAGTTTGAAAAAGACGAAGAAGAACTCGGACGTTTTCGAATCAAACAAGATTCTTGCGGATTACAAGCAAGGAAAGATACCAAAAGACAAAGTTACATCGAATGGGAACACATAGTTCCCGCTTATAGTTTTGGAAAGTCTAGAGAGTGTTGGACCAAAACTAATTGTGAAGTAGGTGGGAAACTTTTAAAAGGAAGGAAGTGTTGTGGTGCAACAGATCCTGAATTTAATCTCATTGAAGCCGACCTTCACAACATCGTTCCTGTTCCCGGTGAAATTAATGCTGACCGAGGGATTTTTCCCTATGGAGAAATCGAAGGGGAACCTAGAGAGTATGGTCTTTGTGATTTTGAAGTGAACTTCAAAGCATCCATTGCCGAACCAAAACCAGAGATCAGGGGAGACATTGCTCGGGTTTACTTTTACATGGAGTGGCGTTACCAAATTCCCATCCCCGACGGGAAACGGAAACTCTACCAAACTTGGCACGAGAATGACCCACCAGATACTTTTGAGATTCGCAAAAATGAGATCGTAGAGAGGCTCCAGAAGGTAAAAAATCCCTTTGTCGAAGGCGAAACTCCCAATTGA